One window from the genome of Gimesia aquarii encodes:
- a CDS encoding AAA family ATPase encodes MSNSLELMIRSGNPFISIETLDEQRALKAIQNVATDLKKPLYEWSATNGLCQVEDSLLKSASVPPGKPEQTLAYIQMNAENQIFVFKDLGAYCRDNIVNRMLRDLMETCQNSKTTLILVDAFPLPDEIKRFTVRYELGWPTTDELSTVIKQTYNKIRKESQAEITATLTRRDMEQLVLTMRGLSCSEVERVISSAILQDNDLNANDLPHVIEAKRTLLGSTGCLESIAVDVKSDQVGGLNKLKDWLKLRRGGYSRKAQEYGIEPPRGVLMLGVPGSGKSLCAKMVASDWSMPLLRLDPGMLYQKFIGESESQLRQALSQAESMAPVILWIDEIEKAFASAASSSADGGLSKRMFGTLLAWMQDHRHPIFIIATANDISALPPELMRKGRFDEVFFVDLPNTASREQILSIHLKRRNRDPDQFDIRSLAAMANEFTGSELEQAVMSGLFAAFSDNAELEDRHIATEIQKTKPLAILMKERIAELRNWAKNRCVSAD; translated from the coding sequence ATGTCAAATTCATTAGAACTCATGATTCGTTCGGGAAATCCATTTATTTCTATTGAAACACTCGATGAACAGCGGGCGTTGAAAGCGATTCAAAATGTCGCAACGGATTTAAAAAAGCCACTTTATGAATGGTCTGCAACAAATGGTCTGTGCCAAGTTGAAGATTCTCTTCTAAAATCTGCGTCAGTCCCTCCTGGCAAACCGGAACAGACTCTCGCTTATATCCAAATGAATGCTGAGAATCAGATTTTCGTTTTTAAAGATCTCGGTGCCTATTGTCGAGACAATATTGTGAATCGCATGCTGCGCGATCTTATGGAAACCTGCCAGAATAGCAAAACCACATTGATCCTCGTAGATGCATTCCCGCTGCCTGATGAAATCAAACGGTTTACCGTACGCTATGAATTGGGATGGCCAACCACAGATGAATTATCTACCGTCATAAAACAGACCTACAATAAAATCAGAAAAGAGAGTCAAGCAGAAATCACCGCCACACTCACTCGGCGAGACATGGAACAACTGGTGCTAACCATGCGAGGGCTCAGTTGCAGTGAAGTCGAGCGAGTCATCAGTTCCGCGATTTTGCAGGACAATGATTTAAACGCCAACGACTTACCACATGTCATTGAAGCAAAACGAACTCTTTTAGGTTCGACAGGCTGCCTGGAATCTATCGCCGTCGATGTGAAATCTGATCAGGTCGGCGGCCTCAATAAATTAAAAGACTGGTTGAAACTTCGTCGGGGAGGATATTCCAGAAAAGCACAAGAATATGGAATCGAACCTCCTCGGGGAGTGCTCATGCTGGGTGTTCCCGGTTCCGGAAAAAGCCTGTGTGCAAAAATGGTTGCCTCTGACTGGAGTATGCCCTTGCTTCGATTAGATCCCGGAATGCTCTACCAAAAATTTATTGGCGAAAGTGAAAGCCAGTTGCGTCAGGCCTTGTCGCAGGCAGAATCGATGGCGCCCGTCATTTTATGGATCGACGAAATCGAAAAAGCGTTTGCCTCGGCGGCATCCTCTTCAGCGGATGGCGGATTATCCAAGCGGATGTTTGGCACCCTGCTTGCCTGGATGCAGGATCATCGCCATCCGATATTTATTATCGCGACGGCCAATGATATCTCGGCATTGCCTCCGGAACTGATGCGCAAAGGACGCTTCGATGAGGTCTTTTTTGTAGATCTCCCGAACACTGCCTCTCGTGAACAGATTCTGAGTATCCATCTCAAACGCCGAAACCGGGATCCTGATCAATTCGACATCCGCTCTCTGGCAGCGATGGCGAATGAATTTACCGGCTCTGAACTTGAACAAGCAGTCATGTCTGGTTTATTTGCTGCATTCTCTGACAATGCGGAGCTCGAAGATCGACATATCGCTACCGAAATTCAGAAAACGAAACCTTTAGCCATTTTGATGAAAGAACGCATTGCAGAACTGCGCAATTGGGCTAAAAACCGTTGTGTTTCTGCCGATTAA